In the genome of Bradyrhizobium ottawaense, the window ACGACGACATGCTGCGGCTGATCTTCACCTGTTGCCATCCGGCGTTCGCGCCAGAGGTCCAAGTCGCGCTGACGCTGCGCACCGTCTGCGGGCTGTCGACCACGCAGGTCGCGCGCGCCTTTCTCGTGGGCGAGGAGGCAATGGCGCAGCGGCTGGTCCGCGCCAAGCAGAAGATCAGGCTCGCCGGCATCCCCTACGAGGTGCCCGAGCGCGACACGCTGGCGCCGCGGCTCGATGGCGTGCTCGCCGTGATCTATCTGGTCTTCACCGAGGGCTATGTCGCGACCGAGGGCGCGGATCTGATGCGGCCTGATCTTGCAACTGAAGCGATCCGGCTCGGCCGCTTGCTCGATCGGCTGATGCCGGATCGCGGCGGCATCAGGGGCCTGCTGGCCCTGATGCTGCTCCACGATGCGCGCCGCGCCGGACGCGAGACCGCGGCCGGCGATATCGTGCTGCTCGAGGAGCAGGACCGCATGCTGTGGGATCGCGCGCAGATCGAGGAGGGCCTGGGCCTGGTCGAGGATGCGCTACGCGTGCCGGGACGGCCGCAGCCTTATGCTGTGCAGGCCGCGATCGCCGCGCTGCATGCCCGTGCGCCGAGCTTTGCGCAGACCGACTGGCGTCAGATCGCCGGGCTCTACGAGGTGTTGCTGCGCATCTCTCCCTCTCCGGTGATCGAGCTCAACCACGCTGCCGCCGTGTCGATGGTCGATGGGCCGGCACGTGCGCTCGATCTCGTCGATGCGATCAGCGCCCGAGGCGGGCTGCGCGGCTATGAGCTGTTGCCCGCAGTGCGTGCGGATCTGTTGCGTAGGCTCGGCCGCAAGGATGAAGCGTGCGAGGCGTATCAGACAGCGACTGCGGCGACACAGCTCGAGCCGTTGCGGCGGCTCTATGCGCGGCGGATGAGGGAGATGGGGTAGGGGTCTCGTGCCCCGGACGCAGCGCAGCGTCTCTTCGACGGTGCGCTGCAGAGCAGGGGCCCATCCTATCGAAGCGTGACGTGTCGCCGACTGGGTCCCGGCTCGCGCTTTGCGCGTCCGGGACACGAGAGAGAACTGCGCGGCCATCGCCGTCACTTCGACGCGACGGTCGTTCCCTCTGCCGGCAGGCTCGCCAGCAGCGCCTGCAATGTCGACAGCGTCGAGTGGTCCGCGACACCATCCAGCCGCGCGGGGCGGAAGTGGCGCTGGAAGGCGGTGACGACTTCCATGGTCGCGGCATCGTATTTGCCGGTCAGCGGCACGCCGTAGCCGTATCTGGCGAGCGCCTGCTGCAGGCTAAGCACTTCGTCGCTGATGGTGCCGAGCATCAGGGTCTCGCCGCGCACGACCGGGGCCGGCGTCACCCAGTGACCGACGCCGGAATTGGCCAGCGAGTGCCACGGAAACTTTTCGCCGGGGTCTTTCTTGCGCGCGGGCGCGACGTCGGAATGGCCGAGCACCCGGTGGGCCGGCACCTTGCGGCGAAGCATGATGCCGCGGCACAGCGCGATCACGGCGGCGATCTGGCGCAGCGGATATTCCGGATAGCCCCA includes:
- a CDS encoding RNA polymerase sigma factor, with the translated sequence MTPGEIDKIFRDEAGRALATLIRLVGDFDLAEDALQDAFAVALERWAACEVPDNPRAWLVNVARHKAIDRVRRQAVFRGKQQALLHEIELNAQTVDEPPATLDDDMLRLIFTCCHPAFAPEVQVALTLRTVCGLSTTQVARAFLVGEEAMAQRLVRAKQKIRLAGIPYEVPERDTLAPRLDGVLAVIYLVFTEGYVATEGADLMRPDLATEAIRLGRLLDRLMPDRGGIRGLLALMLLHDARRAGRETAAGDIVLLEEQDRMLWDRAQIEEGLGLVEDALRVPGRPQPYAVQAAIAALHARAPSFAQTDWRQIAGLYEVLLRISPSPVIELNHAAAVSMVDGPARALDLVDAISARGGLRGYELLPAVRADLLRRLGRKDEACEAYQTATAATQLEPLRRLYARRMREMG
- a CDS encoding N-acetylmuramoyl-L-alanine amidase, which translates into the protein MRAFEPDSSIVSDIIPSPNYGERNKARQPDMIVLHYTGMPDVEGALARLCTAGTEVSAHYVVLEDGRIVQCVPETRRAWHAGVSSWAGEDDINSCSIGIEIINRGHDWGYPEYPLRQIAAVIALCRGIMLRRKVPAHRVLGHSDVAPARKKDPGEKFPWHSLANSGVGHWVTPAPVVRGETLMLGTISDEVLSLQQALARYGYGVPLTGKYDAATMEVVTAFQRHFRPARLDGVADHSTLSTLQALLASLPAEGTTVASK